In Phalacrocorax aristotelis chromosome 6, bGulAri2.1, whole genome shotgun sequence, one DNA window encodes the following:
- the ATPAF1 gene encoding ATP synthase mitochondrial F1 complex assembly factor 1 isoform X3: protein MHGGKEGLGTKTSKGGFTKDKTLDSILNVEMVKEKSAEEIKQIWNQYFSAKDTVYAVIPAEKFDLIWKRAQKCPSFLYALPRKEGYEFFVGQWSGTELHFTSLINVQTQGETAPSQLVLYHYPELQKEKGIVLMTAEMDSKFLVVREAQCLANQVQLFYATDRSETYELVETFNHRSSEFKYMSVIAELEQSGLGRELRPAQVSDKS, encoded by the exons ATGCATGGAGGAAAAG AAGGCTTGGGCACAAAGACATCAAAAGGAGGTTTCACAAAAGATAAG ACGCTTGATTCAATTCTTAATGTTGAGatggtgaaagaaaaatcagcgGAGGAGATAAAACAG ATTTGGAATCAGTATTTTTCTGCGAAAGATACAGTTTATGCTGTTATTCCT GCAGAGAAGTTTGATTTAATATGGAAGAGAGCCCAGAAATGTCCATCG tttctgtATGCTTTGCCAAGAAAAGAAGGCTACGAGTTCTTTGTGGGGCAGTGGTCAGGAACAGAACTGCACTTCACTTCCCTAATAAATGTTCAG ACCCAAGGTGAAACTGCTCCTAGCCAGCTGGTCTTGTACCATTACCCTgagctgcagaaggagaaagggatAGTACTAATGACAGCAGAAATGGACTCAAAGTTCTTG GTGGTCCGTGAAGCACAGTGCTTGGCAAATCAGGTGCAGCTTTTCTATGCGACGGATCGTTCCGAGACGTATGAATTAGTGGAGACCTTCAACCACAGATCTAGTGAATTTAAATATATGTCAGTTATAGCAGAGCTTGAGCAAAGTGGACTTGGACGAGAACTGAGACCTGCGCAGGTTTCTGACAAGTCGTAG
- the ATPAF1 gene encoding ATP synthase mitochondrial F1 complex assembly factor 1 isoform X1, with the protein MSVPLRQAWGLGAALRSRAALRPLGLLAPPCRELAGPGAGEPALEENPFYGKYRHKIQELRRSSPDVFESRMEKRNEVKKQPVGYSNQGEFIRCMEEKAEGLGTKTSKGGFTKDKTLDSILNVEMVKEKSAEEIKQIWNQYFSAKDTVYAVIPAEKFDLIWKRAQKCPSFLYALPRKEGYEFFVGQWSGTELHFTSLINVQTQGETAPSQLVLYHYPELQKEKGIVLMTAEMDSKFLVVREAQCLANQVQLFYATDRSETYELVETFNHRSSEFKYMSVIAELEQSGLGRELRPAQVSDKS; encoded by the exons ATGTCGGTGCCGCTGCGGCAGGCCtggggcctgggggcggcccTGCGGAGCCGCGCCGCGCTCCGCCCGCTGGGGCTGCTGGCCCCGCCGTGCCGGGAgctggcggggccgggggcgggcgaGCCGGCGCTGGAGGAGAACCCTTTCTACGGGAAGTACCGGCACAAGATCCAGGAGCTGCGCAG ATCTAGTCCAGATGTGTTTGAATCCcgtatggaaaaaagaaatgaagtgaAAAAGCAGCCTGTAGGATATTCCAATCAAGGAGAATTTATCAGATGCATGGAGGAAAAG GCAGAAGGCTTGGGCACAAAGACATCAAAAGGAGGTTTCACAAAAGATAAG ACGCTTGATTCAATTCTTAATGTTGAGatggtgaaagaaaaatcagcgGAGGAGATAAAACAG ATTTGGAATCAGTATTTTTCTGCGAAAGATACAGTTTATGCTGTTATTCCT GCAGAGAAGTTTGATTTAATATGGAAGAGAGCCCAGAAATGTCCATCG tttctgtATGCTTTGCCAAGAAAAGAAGGCTACGAGTTCTTTGTGGGGCAGTGGTCAGGAACAGAACTGCACTTCACTTCCCTAATAAATGTTCAG ACCCAAGGTGAAACTGCTCCTAGCCAGCTGGTCTTGTACCATTACCCTgagctgcagaaggagaaagggatAGTACTAATGACAGCAGAAATGGACTCAAAGTTCTTG GTGGTCCGTGAAGCACAGTGCTTGGCAAATCAGGTGCAGCTTTTCTATGCGACGGATCGTTCCGAGACGTATGAATTAGTGGAGACCTTCAACCACAGATCTAGTGAATTTAAATATATGTCAGTTATAGCAGAGCTTGAGCAAAGTGGACTTGGACGAGAACTGAGACCTGCGCAGGTTTCTGACAAGTCGTAG
- the EFCAB14 gene encoding EF-hand calcium-binding domain-containing protein 14 isoform X2 has translation MKKRKELNALIGLAADGRRKKPAKKGSGHRLLRTEPPASDSESSSEEDEFAAAGVRGRCGKGDYLRCCRICYPLCAFVILAACVVACVGLVWMQVALKEDLDAIKEKFRTMESNQKTSFQEIPKLNEDLVQKQKQLEQIETGELGLNKIWINITEINKQISLLTSTVNHLKNNMKSASDLISLPLTVEKLQKTVANIGSTLTSVSHDVENIQTAIEEYKKSIEMLQNDVELKQIPSLPSTVVPRTEKNQTENCKQESQLLHAALEELNNTVVVYQKLNDIKLLNVDSTISNLNQRVMLLENTPLAANNPDKRGNLSTNVENDATTSLKVENEDQLDNETHSDKDLKETETRDSQVSKLREKLQLISALTSKPENDRPIEMSKNVESSLSTTAKPADLSRLASRSADDNTEGNRQLRHLSLPGISSIKDLQNLFEKAAEDADGKLSYEDLQKLLGSTAQESQSFKKFDTDGDEEYSLQELRLALGV, from the exons ATGAAGAAGCGGAAGGAGCTGAACGCCCTCATCGGCCTGGCAGCCGACGGCCGCAGGAAGAAACCCGCCAAGAAGGGCTCGGGCCACCGGCTGCTGCGCACCGAGCCGCCCGCCTCCGACTCCGAGTCCAGCTCCGAGGAGGACGAGTTCGCGGCGGCGGGGGTGCGGGGCCGCTGCGGCAA GGGAGACTATCTACGATGCTGCAGAATCTGTTACCCCTTATGTGCGTTTGTCATTCTTGCCGCTTGTGTGGTAGCGTGCGTTGGCTTAGTCTGGATGCAGGTGGCTCTCAAGGAGGATCTGGATGCAATCAAGGAGAAGTTTCGAACTA tgGAATCTAATCAAAAGACATCATTCCAAGAAATTCCTAAACTGAATGAAGATTTGGTGCAGAAGCAAAAGCAACTAGAACAAATTGAGACTGGAGAACTGGGGCTAAATAAGATTTGGATAAATATCACAGAGATCAATAAACAG ATATCACTATTGACCTCAACAGTAAATCATCTCAAAAACAACATGAAGTCTGCTTCCGAtctgatttctcttcctctcacaGTAGAGAAACTTCAGAAG ACTGTAGCAAACATAGGTAGCACTCTTACCAGTGTTTCTCATGATGTTGAAAATATACAGACAGCTATTGAAGAATACAAGAAATCCATAGAAATGCTCCAGAATGATGTG GAATTAAAACAGATCCCTTCACTTCCCTCTACCGTGGTGCCAAGGACTGAGaaaaatcagacagaaaatTGCAAACAG GAAAGCCAGTTGCTGCATGCAGCTTTGGAGGAGCTAAACAATACTGTAGTGGTGTACCAGAAGCTGAATGACATCAAGCTTCTAAATGTGGATTCAACCATTAGTAACCTTAACCAGAGGGTTATGCTGTTAGAAAACACCCCCCTTGCTGCGAATAATCCAGACAAAAGAGGGAATTTGTCTACCAATGTG gagaATGATGCAACTACCTCTCTAAAAGTGGAAAATGAAGATCAACTAGATAATGAAACTCATTCAGATAAAGACCTGAAG GAAACAGAAACTAGAGATTCTCAGGTATCAAAACTAAGAGAGAAGCTTCAGCTGATCAGTGCTCTCACAAGCAAGCCAGAAAATGACAGACCTATTGAGATGTCAAAGAATG TTGAAAGTAGTCTGAGTACTACTGCAAAGCCCGCAGACCTTTCAAGGCTGGCTTCAAGGTCAGCTGATGACAACACAGAGGGTAACAGACAGCTGAGACATCTGTCCTTGCCAGGAATTTCCAGCATCAAAG ATCTTCAGAATTTGtttgaaaaagcagctgaagatgCTGATGGAAAACTATCATATGAAGATCTTCAAAAGCTGCTTGGCTCTACAGCCCAAGAGTCACAGAGCTTTAAGAAGTTTGACACAGATGGAGATGAGGAGTACTCATTACAAGAACTGAGATTAGCTTTAGGTGTATAG
- the EFCAB14 gene encoding EF-hand calcium-binding domain-containing protein 14 isoform X1: MKKRKELNALIGLAADGRRKKPAKKGSGHRLLRTEPPASDSESSSEEDEFAAAGVRGRCGKGDYLRCCRICYPLCAFVILAACVVACVGLVWMQVALKEDLDAIKEKFRTMESNQKTSFQEIPKLNEDLVQKQKQLEQIETGELGLNKIWINITEINKQISLLTSTVNHLKNNMKSASDLISLPLTVEKLQKTVANIGSTLTSVSHDVENIQTAIEEYKKSIEMLQNDVKELKQIPSLPSTVVPRTEKNQTENCKQESQLLHAALEELNNTVVVYQKLNDIKLLNVDSTISNLNQRVMLLENTPLAANNPDKRGNLSTNVENDATTSLKVENEDQLDNETHSDKDLKETETRDSQVSKLREKLQLISALTSKPENDRPIEMSKNVESSLSTTAKPADLSRLASRSADDNTEGNRQLRHLSLPGISSIKDLQNLFEKAAEDADGKLSYEDLQKLLGSTAQESQSFKKFDTDGDEEYSLQELRLALGV; the protein is encoded by the exons ATGAAGAAGCGGAAGGAGCTGAACGCCCTCATCGGCCTGGCAGCCGACGGCCGCAGGAAGAAACCCGCCAAGAAGGGCTCGGGCCACCGGCTGCTGCGCACCGAGCCGCCCGCCTCCGACTCCGAGTCCAGCTCCGAGGAGGACGAGTTCGCGGCGGCGGGGGTGCGGGGCCGCTGCGGCAA GGGAGACTATCTACGATGCTGCAGAATCTGTTACCCCTTATGTGCGTTTGTCATTCTTGCCGCTTGTGTGGTAGCGTGCGTTGGCTTAGTCTGGATGCAGGTGGCTCTCAAGGAGGATCTGGATGCAATCAAGGAGAAGTTTCGAACTA tgGAATCTAATCAAAAGACATCATTCCAAGAAATTCCTAAACTGAATGAAGATTTGGTGCAGAAGCAAAAGCAACTAGAACAAATTGAGACTGGAGAACTGGGGCTAAATAAGATTTGGATAAATATCACAGAGATCAATAAACAG ATATCACTATTGACCTCAACAGTAAATCATCTCAAAAACAACATGAAGTCTGCTTCCGAtctgatttctcttcctctcacaGTAGAGAAACTTCAGAAG ACTGTAGCAAACATAGGTAGCACTCTTACCAGTGTTTCTCATGATGTTGAAAATATACAGACAGCTATTGAAGAATACAAGAAATCCATAGAAATGCTCCAGAATGATGTG AAGGAATTAAAACAGATCCCTTCACTTCCCTCTACCGTGGTGCCAAGGACTGAGaaaaatcagacagaaaatTGCAAACAG GAAAGCCAGTTGCTGCATGCAGCTTTGGAGGAGCTAAACAATACTGTAGTGGTGTACCAGAAGCTGAATGACATCAAGCTTCTAAATGTGGATTCAACCATTAGTAACCTTAACCAGAGGGTTATGCTGTTAGAAAACACCCCCCTTGCTGCGAATAATCCAGACAAAAGAGGGAATTTGTCTACCAATGTG gagaATGATGCAACTACCTCTCTAAAAGTGGAAAATGAAGATCAACTAGATAATGAAACTCATTCAGATAAAGACCTGAAG GAAACAGAAACTAGAGATTCTCAGGTATCAAAACTAAGAGAGAAGCTTCAGCTGATCAGTGCTCTCACAAGCAAGCCAGAAAATGACAGACCTATTGAGATGTCAAAGAATG TTGAAAGTAGTCTGAGTACTACTGCAAAGCCCGCAGACCTTTCAAGGCTGGCTTCAAGGTCAGCTGATGACAACACAGAGGGTAACAGACAGCTGAGACATCTGTCCTTGCCAGGAATTTCCAGCATCAAAG ATCTTCAGAATTTGtttgaaaaagcagctgaagatgCTGATGGAAAACTATCATATGAAGATCTTCAAAAGCTGCTTGGCTCTACAGCCCAAGAGTCACAGAGCTTTAAGAAGTTTGACACAGATGGAGATGAGGAGTACTCATTACAAGAACTGAGATTAGCTTTAGGTGTATAG
- the ATPAF1 gene encoding ATP synthase mitochondrial F1 complex assembly factor 1 isoform X2, whose protein sequence is MSVPLRQAWGLGAALRSRAALRPLGLLAPPCRELAGPGAGEPALEENPFYGKYRHKIQELRRSSPDVFESRMEKRNEVKKQPVGYSNQGEFIRCMEEKAEGLGTKTSKGGFTKDKIWNQYFSAKDTVYAVIPAEKFDLIWKRAQKCPSFLYALPRKEGYEFFVGQWSGTELHFTSLINVQTQGETAPSQLVLYHYPELQKEKGIVLMTAEMDSKFLVVREAQCLANQVQLFYATDRSETYELVETFNHRSSEFKYMSVIAELEQSGLGRELRPAQVSDKS, encoded by the exons ATGTCGGTGCCGCTGCGGCAGGCCtggggcctgggggcggcccTGCGGAGCCGCGCCGCGCTCCGCCCGCTGGGGCTGCTGGCCCCGCCGTGCCGGGAgctggcggggccgggggcgggcgaGCCGGCGCTGGAGGAGAACCCTTTCTACGGGAAGTACCGGCACAAGATCCAGGAGCTGCGCAG ATCTAGTCCAGATGTGTTTGAATCCcgtatggaaaaaagaaatgaagtgaAAAAGCAGCCTGTAGGATATTCCAATCAAGGAGAATTTATCAGATGCATGGAGGAAAAG GCAGAAGGCTTGGGCACAAAGACATCAAAAGGAGGTTTCACAAAAGATAAG ATTTGGAATCAGTATTTTTCTGCGAAAGATACAGTTTATGCTGTTATTCCT GCAGAGAAGTTTGATTTAATATGGAAGAGAGCCCAGAAATGTCCATCG tttctgtATGCTTTGCCAAGAAAAGAAGGCTACGAGTTCTTTGTGGGGCAGTGGTCAGGAACAGAACTGCACTTCACTTCCCTAATAAATGTTCAG ACCCAAGGTGAAACTGCTCCTAGCCAGCTGGTCTTGTACCATTACCCTgagctgcagaaggagaaagggatAGTACTAATGACAGCAGAAATGGACTCAAAGTTCTTG GTGGTCCGTGAAGCACAGTGCTTGGCAAATCAGGTGCAGCTTTTCTATGCGACGGATCGTTCCGAGACGTATGAATTAGTGGAGACCTTCAACCACAGATCTAGTGAATTTAAATATATGTCAGTTATAGCAGAGCTTGAGCAAAGTGGACTTGGACGAGAACTGAGACCTGCGCAGGTTTCTGACAAGTCGTAG